One genomic segment of Procambarus clarkii isolate CNS0578487 chromosome 34, FALCON_Pclarkii_2.0, whole genome shotgun sequence includes these proteins:
- the fh gene encoding frataxin, mitochondrial, whose amino-acid sequence MNIVSARLTVKHVPRQPIWQLSWLRQHSWQLSLPRQPSWQLSRLRFLCYHPQQKISFNSKPSILQQCAAPLVNLICVYNYSVELSESIYEQLSDETLESLSDFLEELTSSEHAPGDCDVLYSVGVLTLQLGSSGTYVINKQTPNKQIWLSSPVSGPKRYDFVDGVWIYKHSGVTLHHLLSQELSEIFKTNIDFSGCAYGSSSTN is encoded by the exons ATGAACATTGTGAGTGCAAGGCTGACAGTAAAACATGTTCCCAGGCAACCTATCTGGCAACTGTCTTGGCTCAGGCAACACAGCTGGCAACTGTCTCTGCCCAGGCAACCCAGCTGGCAACTGTCTCGGCTGAGGTTCCTGTGCTACCATCCTCAACAGAAAATATCATTCAACTCAAAGCCAAGCATTCTTCAACAGTGTGCTGCTCCATTGGTTAATCTCATTTGTGTTTATAACTATTCAGTAGA ATTAAGTGAATCAATATATGAACAACTGAGTGATGAAACACTGGAGTCTCTCAGTGATTTTTTGGAGGAGCTCACATCATCAGAACATgctcctggagactgtgatgTGCTGTATTCG GTTGGTGTACTAACACTTCAGCTTGGGAGCTCGGGAACATACGTCATCAACAAGCAGACTCCAAATAAACAGATCTGGCTCTCGTCTCCTGTTAGTGGCCCTAAAAGATATGATTTTGTGGATGGTGTGTGGATCTACAAGCACAGTGGAGTGACACTCCATCATCTGTTAAGCCAAGAATTATCAGAAATTTTCAAGACAAATATTGATTTTTCCGGTTGTGCCTATGGAAGCAGCAGCACCAATTAG